The segment CGTCCCATAGGTCTTGGCCCTCTCAAGCAGGTCATCGGGGTTATACTGAACCGCTTGGATACCACAGCTCTCCTTCATGCGAACTATCTCGCGGAAGATCTCCTTAAACCTGGATATACCTATATCATCCGTGGTAAACATTCCCCACCCCCATGCTTTTCGATTAATTATATTTCGTCCATTTCGGGATGTCAAGCTATTGCGCTTCCGATGAAGAAGGAGCGATATCCCAGAGGCTAGGAGAGTATATCGGGGCTGATGGCAAGTATAACATCGAATTCACCGCCGTTGAATTTGAAAGGAACCCATAGGCTACATAGATCCCCGCTTCCCATATCTATCTCATAATCCCTTCCCGATATTATGGTGGGTATCGACAGATTGAACTCAAGTCCCATATCCGAAAGGAAGGAGTTAACGCTTCCGGATATCATATTGGCGATCTCACCTAGAGCGTCCCTGATCTCCTCGCCCATCCCGTTGAACTCCGCCCCGAGCATCTTGGAGGCTAAGATCTCAGCCACATCGTCGGGACACCTGATATACAATATGCAGGAGCCCCTTTCCCCGGCGAATCCGATGATCCCGGTTATCCCTGAGACCTTCATGCCGGTCTCCCTGCTCTCCTTGGGTTCCCCTGGAATGGGATCGACGGAGAGCATCATCCGGAACACCTGTTTCGTGCCTTCTATAATCGATCGGATAAGCTTCTCTTTCATCGTTTACCTCCCGTTTTCGACGATCTCTATCAGCCTATATGGTATTTCGTTAAGGGTGAGGATCTCGTCGACCACACCCGCCTCGATACAGGCTTTAGGCATGCCGAAGATGACGCTGGAGCTTTCATCTTGTGCGAGGGTTACTCCGCCTTTCTCCTTGACCGCTTTCATCCCTTTAAGTCCGTCGTTTCCCATGCCGGTCAAGATCAGCGCCAGCACCTTATCTCCATAAACTTGAGCCGCTGACTCCATGAGCAGATCGACCGAAGGGGTATATACCGTCCCCTTAACGCTTTCGATCACCCTGATTCTGGGGCGCTCGTCATCAAAGGGGTTGATGACCTTCATATGTCTTCCGCCTGGAGCGATGATCGCCTTGCCGGCGCGGACTTCCTCTCCATTTCTCCCTTCAACGACCTCGATTCTGCTCATCTGATTGAGCCTTTCGGCCAGCAACTTGGTGAACTGTGGAGGCATATGCTGGACGATCAGTATTCCGACGGGGAAATCTCCGGGCAGTTTGGGTAGGATGTGTTGAAGCGCCTTTGGGCCTCCCGTTGAAACCCCTATAACCAGGACATCAACCCGATGGTGGGGCCGGATTGAAGGGGATCTCCTCGATTTGAGACTTGCCGTTCGTTTCGGCTCATGTCCCTTTCTACGCCACGTTTTAGCTATTAGCTTAACTTTCTCCAACAGCTCCTTCCTGACCTTGATGATATCGAGAGAGGATTGGCGTATGTTTTTCGGTAGATAATCCACCGCTCCCATCTCCATAGCTTCCAGGGTGACCCTAGCACCATCCTCCGTCATTGAACTGAGCATGATGATGGGAAGCGGGTGTTCACTCATGATCCGCCTCAAGGCGGTCAATCCATCCATCCGGGGCATCTGTATATCGAGGGTAACGAGATCGGGTTTCAACCTTTTCACCTTTTCGATCGCTTCCAGGCCATCTCCTGCCGTGTCGATCACCTCTATCTCAGGATCGGACTCCAACATCCTTTTGATCGCCGCCCTCATAAAGGGTGAGTCATCCACCACAAGAACTCTGACCTTGTTTCCGCCGTGATACATAGTTCTAATCCTCCTTTTTATAAGCGGTGCATCCGGGAAACCTCATCGGCTTAAATAGGCTATCGATCCCGAAGAGCGTCTCGGTCGATCCGAGGAAAAGATATCCGCCGGGGTTAAGGCTCTCATATAAACGTCCCAGCACTTCCCCCTTCGATCTTCTATCGAAATATATGAGGACGTTTCTGCAGAATATGACGTCGAAATACCGCATCCGACGCATCTCCTCGTCATTTGACAGATTAACTCTCAGGAAATCGACACAGCGACGAACATCGTTTGAAACATAATAAACCCCCTTGACCTCTATGAAATACTTCTTCATGTAAAGGTCAGGCACATGCCGAACGGAGTAGTCTGAGTAAGCGCCCTCCTTGGCCTTTTGGAGGGCTGTCATACTTATATCGGAGCCGATCACCTTAAAACTCCATCCCTTCAGAGCGGTCTGGGATTCCTCAAGCAGGACCATAGCCAATGTGTATGCTTCCTCTCCCGTAGCGCATCCGGCACTCCAGAGGGTTAGCCGCTTGACTCCATATTTCTTTCTGGACGTTATCTCAGGTATGACATTATCCCTGAGAACATCAAAATGCTGAGGATCTCTGAAGAAGAATGTCTCAGGAGTTGTGATCTCATCGAACAGCTTCATCCACTCTTTATCTTCCGATGGGCGGCTTAACAGATACCTGTAGTAATCCTCGAAGTTCCTCAGCTTTAGTTCCTTTAGCCTGTGTCGGAGGTGCATCTCGAGGAAATACTTCTTGCCATCGGCGAAGTAGATACCGCTCCTTTTGTAGATCAGGTCCCTCAACAACCGGAATTCCTCCTGACTCATAAAAGCCCTTATATCCTCCATCTTCACACCGCGTTTATCAAGCTGGGAACATCGATTATAAGTGCAACCCGTCCGTCGCCCATCACTGTCGCGCCGGCTATGCCGGGGATCGATCCTAGAAGCGATCCCAGTGACTTGATTACCACCTCCTCCTCGCCTAAAACTCTATCGACAGCGAGACCGATCCGCATCTCCGCCAGCCCGATGATGATCACATATTCCCCGTTCGGTTTTCCTCCTTCAGCGCCGAAGATCTCCTTCAGCTTCAATATCGGCAGGATCTCCCCTCTTAGATAGATCATCTCCCTGCCACCTATCAGCCTTACATTATCAGGCGAGACCTTGATGGTTTCGATTACCGAAGTTAAGGGGATGGCATATACCTCCTCACCTGACATCACCAACAGGCTTTGGATTATGGCGAGCGTAAGAGGGAGTTTGATCTGGATCTTTGTCCCCTGTCCTACGGAGCTTTCCACCTCCACCATACCGCCTAACCTTTTGACGTTGTTCTTAACCACATCCATCCCCACGCCTCGTCCGGAGACGTTATTGATCTCATCAGAGGTGCTAAAACCCGGGGTGAAAATAAGATTGATCACATCCCGCTCGGACATCTCTCTGAGCCTTTCCTCAGTGATGATACCTTTTTCGATCGCCTTTTGAGCGATTTTATCGGGATCTATTCCCCTGCCGTCGTCTTGGATCTCTATGACGATCGTGTTCGCCACGTGATAGGCGGAGAGGGAGATCCTACCCTTTCTCGGTTTACCCAAGCTCTCCCTCTCTTCGGGCGGTTCTATACCATGATCTACGGCGTTTCTGAGCAGATGTACCAGCGGATCGTTGATCTCCTCTATGATGCTTTTATCCAGCTCCGTTTCCTCACCCGATATGATCAGCTCCACCTCTTTGCCCATATCTCTGGCGAGATCGCGAACGATCCTCGGATATCGGTTAAAGATGGTGGCTATAGGTTGCATCCTCATTCTCAGCGCTGCCATTTGCAACTGTGAGGTGATCAGATCTATCCTAGCCGCCACGTCCTGCAGATCATCATCTCCCGTTTTGCTTATCTGAAGCAATCTGTTTCTCTCAATCACCAGCTCTCCGACGAGGTTCATCAGCTCATCCAGCCTCTTGACATCGGTTCTCACAGTATGGATTTCAAGCGAGGGAAGTTGCTGAAGCTCGGGACGAACATGGGTTTCATCTGGCTCCTCAGCCGATTCCTCGGAGATAGGGGATATCCTCACCTCATCTATCAGCCTTTTCGTCGTATCCAGGGCATCGAGTATCGCGTCCGTAATTTCAGGAGTTACCTTTTCCTCCCCCTTGCGTAATTTATCCAGCTTGGTTTCGGCGGCATGTGTCACCTCAACCAGCCGATCCAGCCCCAGGAAACCCGCCATCCCCTTTATCGTGTGAAAACCCCTGAATATCCGATTGAGCAGATCGAGATCTTCAGGCGAGTTCTCCAGCTTTATAAGGTCCGCCTCCAGCGATCCGACGATCTCCGAGGCCTCTTCCACGAAGGCCTTTATCATTTCAGGATCTTCGAAGATCTCCTCGCTCATTTCATCCTCTCTCCTCAAGATTCGCTCGAAATTGAGCGGAAGACAGGAAACGGGAAACCTCCTGTAGTTAATCCACTCCACTCTTATTTCCCTTGAGTGTAGCGGTTATCCATGAGGAGGAACGAGGAGAAGGAAAATCCGTCGCACGTTCAACATTTAACGTTGTAACGTTTTCCGTCCTAGTTCCTCTTTCCTTTTCGCCCTGAGAAATAAGCACTTCTGACCTCTCGGATCTCCGCTACACTTAACGATAATTGAGCGAATTAATCAGACGGCATCAGTTGAGGTTTGATCGCACCTTCAGACTCGAGCTCATTTTCCTCAGCGGATTCGACGTTGAGAGGTTCGTCGGAGACCTTAAACTTGCGGACCTCCTCATACAACTGCCTGGATAGTTTATCCAACCGAGAGGATGCCTGGGTGGTCTGCTGTGCGCCTTCCGCGACCTGCTGTGAGGCCTCAGCTACCTGCTGGATGTTCTGCGAGATATCCCGCGTCACCTGTGATAATTGCTGTATGTTCCGGTTTATGTCCTTAACGGCGGCGGATTGTTGTTCCATGGCCGTGGCTATCTGAGCTATGGCCTCCAGAACTTCATCGCTGGATTCGGCTACCTTTTGGAGCGCTTCCCCGGCGTTCCTCGCCAATTTCAAGCCCTCATCCACCGCCTTCAGTCCATCACCCATAGCCGTGACGACGCGAGCCGTTTCCTCCTGGATCTCGCCGATCATATCGGATATCTGCCTTGTTGATTGCATCGTCCTCTCAGCGAGTTTTCTCACCTCATCGGCCACGACGGCGAATCCTCTTCCCTGCTCGCCAGCTCTGGCGGCCTCTATGGCCGCATTCAAGGCCAGAAGATTTGTCTGATCGGCCACATCCTCTATTACGGAGATTATCTGGCCGATCTTCTCGGAAGCAGCGTTGAGCTTCTGGACGGTCTCATTTATCATGTTGGCCGCTTCGGCTATCCTATTCATTCCGTCTATGGTTTGTGAGACGTTCCTCCTGCCTTCGTTGGAGATATTGCTGGATTGTCGCGCCAACTCGGCCGCTCGTTGGGCGCTTTGAGAGACCTGAGCTATCGTTGCCGAAAGCTCCTCCGCCGCGGCCGCCACCGCACCTGCCTGGGAGGCCATCTCCTCCGCGGCCGTGGCGACGGCCACCACCTGAGAGGACACCTCTTCGCTCCCGGCGGACATCTGTTCCGCGGTGGCCGAAAGCTCGGTGGCTGACGAGGCCAGATGATCGGCTATGCCCTTGATCCTGAGGATCATCCCCGAAAGGCTCTCGGCCATCTCGTTGAACGTCCTTGCCAGTTGACCGATCTCATCCCTCGAATCGAGCCGGAACGTGACCTTATGCGAGAGATCGCCCCTTGTTAAATTCCGGGCGGCCGTCATAACCGATGGGATGGCCGAGAAAAGCCTGCGGGATACGACCACCGTCATCAGGCTGCCTAGAAGCACGATCATAATCCCAAACGGAATCATATATCTTTTGATCCTCCTCTCAACCTGGTCATAGTCCGATCTGTTGACGGATGAGGCGATGATCCAGTTGAAGTGATCATCGCGGGCATATCCGGCGATCTCCTTAACACCTCTGAACTCATATTCTACAGCCCCTTCTCTCCGACGCAATATCACGTTCAAAGCGGGAACGATGTCGGTTATCTTCCCTCCGGTCAAGGTGGAATCGGGATGAATCAGCGCCTCGCCGGTAACAGCGTCAACTACATAATAGTAACCGTTTTCCGAGGGCCTGAGGCCCAACACTCTCCGCTTGAAGCGCTCAAAAGCGCTTGATTTCATAACATCCAGGGAGATCGCTCCGACATATACGGCGCCGTTGATATTCCTTGTTCCGGTGATCGGGAAGTAGAAGACGAATCGGTATTTTCCTCCCGATCGGCTTATGGATGTATATTCGCCTTTGCTCAGGAGAGAGGTAACGACCTGTGGTGTTAAGCTGGCGGGCATATCTGAGGCGGTGGAAGCGATCAGCATGCCGGCTGTGCCTTGTAGCCGATATAGGGCGACCGGATGAGCATGTCCTGCTCTCGATGCGAACCTTTCAAGCACGGCGGAGGTTCCAGCCCCTTCAATCTTCCCGATATCGAGGGTGGCGAGGAGATCCATGGAATCCTTGAACGCCTCATCCTTCAACTCAAGCCACATTTCCTCCAGTAACGCTACTGAACTCTTCGCCTCGACGGCAAGTCTGCTTTGTAAGAAGTCGTCCATTCCCCGTCCCACCAAACTCAATCCCACCACCGTCATAACCGCCACGGTTATGATGACGATGGCGCTCATCAGCAGTATCATCTTAACTGAGAGCTTCATTTTCTCACCCTCCTGTGATCAATCCCTGAAGGTCGAGGATAACCATGAAATCATCCTCCAGTTTGGCTATGCCGGTGATGTATCTGGGGTCCAGCTTCACCGCTTCAGGAGGAGGTTCCACGCTGTTTTCATCCACTCTTATCACCCGGGATACCATATCGACTATAAGTCCGACCTTTTTATCGTCGAGCTCGATCACCACAATTCTGCTCTTTTTGTCGGCCTCTTTTGGGGGCATACCGAGCCGTTTTCTCAGGTCTATGACGGGGATGATTTCACCCCTCAGGTTTATCACCCCTTCGATGAAGTCCGACACGTTCGGCAGACGGGTTATGGGTTGCATTCGGAGGATCTCCCTGACCGAGAGGATATCCACGCCGAACTTCCCACCATCCAGATTAAAGGAGACGAACTGTAAATCGGCCATATCCTCAGCCCCCTTTCATCCTGGTCATCGTCTGCTCTATCTTCTCCATCAGGATCTCCGGGGTAAAGGGTTTAGCCACATAGTTATTCACGCCGGCGCCGATGGCTCGTATTATCTCATTTTTAGATGTGTTGGCTG is part of the Candidatus Poribacteria bacterium genome and harbors:
- a CDS encoding chemotaxis protein CheA, giving the protein MSEEIFEDPEMIKAFVEEASEIVGSLEADLIKLENSPEDLDLLNRIFRGFHTIKGMAGFLGLDRLVEVTHAAETKLDKLRKGEEKVTPEITDAILDALDTTKRLIDEVRISPISEESAEEPDETHVRPELQQLPSLEIHTVRTDVKRLDELMNLVGELVIERNRLLQISKTGDDDLQDVAARIDLITSQLQMAALRMRMQPIATIFNRYPRIVRDLARDMGKEVELIISGEETELDKSIIEEINDPLVHLLRNAVDHGIEPPEERESLGKPRKGRISLSAYHVANTIVIEIQDDGRGIDPDKIAQKAIEKGIITEERLREMSERDVINLIFTPGFSTSDEINNVSGRGVGMDVVKNNVKRLGGMVEVESSVGQGTKIQIKLPLTLAIIQSLLVMSGEEVYAIPLTSVIETIKVSPDNVRLIGGREMIYLRGEILPILKLKEIFGAEGGKPNGEYVIIIGLAEMRIGLAVDRVLGEEEVVIKSLGSLLGSIPGIAGATVMGDGRVALIIDVPSLINAV
- a CDS encoding chemotaxis protein CheX produces the protein MKEKLIRSIIEGTKQVFRMMLSVDPIPGEPKESRETGMKVSGITGIIGFAGERGSCILYIRCPDDVAEILASKMLGAEFNGMGEEIRDALGEIANMISGSVNSFLSDMGLEFNLSIPTIISGRDYEIDMGSGDLCSLWVPFKFNGGEFDVILAISPDILS
- a CDS encoding purine-binding chemotaxis protein CheW is translated as MADLQFVSFNLDGGKFGVDILSVREILRMQPITRLPNVSDFIEGVINLRGEIIPVIDLRKRLGMPPKEADKKSRIVVIELDDKKVGLIVDMVSRVIRVDENSVEPPPEAVKLDPRYITGIAKLEDDFMVILDLQGLITGG
- a CDS encoding protein-glutamate O-methyltransferase CheR, with translation MLRDLIYKRSGIYFADGKKYFLEMHLRHRLKELKLRNFEDYYRYLLSRPSEDKEWMKLFDEITTPETFFFRDPQHFDVLRDNVIPEITSRKKYGVKRLTLWSAGCATGEEAYTLAMVLLEESQTALKGWSFKVIGSDISMTALQKAKEGAYSDYSVRHVPDLYMKKYFIEVKGVYYVSNDVRRCVDFLRVNLSNDEEMRRMRYFDVIFCRNVLIYFDRRSKGEVLGRLYESLNPGGYLFLGSTETLFGIDSLFKPMRFPGCTAYKKED
- a CDS encoding HAMP domain-containing protein; protein product: MKLSVKMILLMSAIVIITVAVMTVVGLSLVGRGMDDFLQSRLAVEAKSSVALLEEMWLELKDEAFKDSMDLLATLDIGKIEGAGTSAVLERFASRAGHAHPVALYRLQGTAGMLIASTASDMPASLTPQVVTSLLSKGEYTSISRSGGKYRFVFYFPITGTRNINGAVYVGAISLDVMKSSAFERFKRRVLGLRPSENGYYYVVDAVTGEALIHPDSTLTGGKITDIVPALNVILRRREGAVEYEFRGVKEIAGYARDDHFNWIIASSVNRSDYDQVERRIKRYMIPFGIMIVLLGSLMTVVVSRRLFSAIPSVMTAARNLTRGDLSHKVTFRLDSRDEIGQLARTFNEMAESLSGMILRIKGIADHLASSATELSATAEQMSAGSEEVSSQVVAVATAAEEMASQAGAVAAAAEELSATIAQVSQSAQRAAELARQSSNISNEGRRNVSQTIDGMNRIAEAANMINETVQKLNAASEKIGQIISVIEDVADQTNLLALNAAIEAARAGEQGRGFAVVADEVRKLAERTMQSTRQISDMIGEIQEETARVVTAMGDGLKAVDEGLKLARNAGEALQKVAESSDEVLEAIAQIATAMEQQSAAVKDINRNIQQLSQVTRDISQNIQQVAEASQQVAEGAQQTTQASSRLDKLSRQLYEEVRKFKVSDEPLNVESAEENELESEGAIKPQLMPSD
- a CDS encoding chemotaxis response regulator protein-glutamate methylesterase, with product MYHGGNKVRVLVVDDSPFMRAAIKRMLESDPEIEVIDTAGDGLEAIEKVKRLKPDLVTLDIQMPRMDGLTALRRIMSEHPLPIIMLSSMTEDGARVTLEAMEMGAVDYLPKNIRQSSLDIIKVRKELLEKVKLIAKTWRRKGHEPKRTASLKSRRSPSIRPHHRVDVLVIGVSTGGPKALQHILPKLPGDFPVGILIVQHMPPQFTKLLAERLNQMSRIEVVEGRNGEEVRAGKAIIAPGGRHMKVINPFDDERPRIRVIESVKGTVYTPSVDLLMESAAQVYGDKVLALILTGMGNDGLKGMKAVKEKGGVTLAQDESSSVIFGMPKACIEAGVVDEILTLNEIPYRLIEIVENGR